A region of Anticarsia gemmatalis isolate Benzon Research Colony breed Stoneville strain chromosome 18, ilAntGemm2 primary, whole genome shotgun sequence DNA encodes the following proteins:
- the LOC142980754 gene encoding alpha-(1,3)-fucosyltransferase C-like, whose translation MSVPTTIMSKVVKTFLFAAYAYLFLQYLKNTLTANIEDVELYYVKQSPAYADKVMNFKSQKLNKTWFKKEFRKPLRFVSDFKYILKYTESFLHSDSYVYENGQTAFIRNKCKYINCYFTNDRNMLADVRNFDAIMFDVENDWDSVLLLREPYQKFIFMASESSANNPLCDRRYNDYYNLTWTYKLDSDIRWTYLAIYDKRGNVVGPKINMTWVDPMKSTPLDVKEKLRDKRIAAAWFVSNCKTKSGRANVTDLIEIELRKYGLFIDTFGWCGKRTCPKDRFEDCLALLESDYYFYLSFENSFSEDYVTEKILYPLQHYTVPIVLGGANYSRFLPPGSYIDARKLNASQVAAEMYKAIKDPAEYEKYFQWHNYYEYEASSKNPDVCQLCKILNEEADKRSSYKNLLEWWNPDYVKCCSHGEGRILLENKKNSKELEPFKMTKDIMDVFL comes from the exons ATGTCAGTCCCTACGACGATCATGTCAAAGGTGGTAAAAACGTTTCTTTTTGCGGCGTACGCGTATCTTTTTCTACAATATCTCAAGAACACACTTACTGCGAACATTGAAGATGTTGAACTGTACTACGTGAAACAATCACCCGCTTACGCAGACAaagttatgaattttaaatCTCAAAAGCTAAACAAAACGTGGTTTAAAAAGGAATTCAGGAAGCCGTTAAGATTTGTGTCggattttaaatatattttgaaatatactgAATCATTTTTGCATTCCGATTCATATGTTTACGAGAACGGGCAAACTGCTTTCATTCGAAACAAATGTAAGTACATCAACTGTTATTTTACAAACGACAGGAATATGCTAGCAGACGTTAGAAACTTCGACGCGATAATGTTTGACGTGGAAAATGATTGGGACAGTGTTCTTCTGCTTCGAGAGCCATACCAGAAGTTCATATTTATGGCATCAGAGTCATCAGCGAACAACCCACTTTGTGACAGACGATACAATGACTATTACAATTTGACATGGACCTACAAGTTAGACTCGGATATTCGCTGGACGTATTTGGCGATATACGACAAAAGGGGCAATGTAGTTGGACCTAAAATTAACATGACTTGGGTGGATCCTATGAAGTCTACCCCATTAGATGTGAAAGAAAAACTACGGGACAAAAGAATTGCTGCGGCATGGTTCGTGTCTAACTGCAAGACAAAGAGTGGTCGAGCTAATGTCACTGACCTAATAGAAATTGAGCTAAGGAAATACGGTCTTTTCATCGATACGTTTGGATGGTGTGGTAAAAGAACCTGTCCAAAAGACCGTTTTGAAGACTGCCTGGCATTATTAGAGAGTGATTATTACTTCTATTTGTCTTTTGAGAACTCGTTCAGTGAGGATTATGTGACTGAGAAGATTCTGTATCCGTTGCAACATTACACTGTTCCGATTGTGTTGGGTGGAGCAAATTATTCCAG GTTCCTACCACCGGGTTCCTACATAGATGCAAGGAAACTGAACGCGTCACAGGTAGCTGCAGAAATGTATAAAGCAATCAAAGATCCGGCTGAGTACGAGAAATATTTCCA GTGGCATAACTACTATGAATACGAAGCAAGCTCCAAAAACCCAGATGTATGTCAGCTCTGTAAGATCTTGAACGAAGAGGCTGACAAACGGTCTTCCTACAAGAACCTTCTAGAATGGTGGAACCCAGACTACGTGAAGTGTTGCAGCCACGGCGAAGGCAGAATACTACtcgaaaataaaaagaactcTAAAGAACTCGAACCTTTTAAGATGACTAAAGATATTATGGATGTATTTTTGTAG